A genomic segment from Janthinobacterium sp. 64 encodes:
- the secD gene encoding protein translocase subunit SecD has protein sequence MNRYPAWKYIIIVVALLLGALYTAPNYFGESPALQVTSGKSTVKVTGELMTQVAEILTKENVKSEGVTMDGAGNLASVRVRFADPDTQFKAKLVLEKDLNSDASDPAYIVTVNLQANTPMWMQKLHALPMFLGLDLRGGVHFLMQVDAKAVLNKKVQGVQSAARSVLRDKNIRHAGIERVGDSVQINFRDAETRVKAKNVLSDQMTELAFADAGEGSDLKLNITLKPAALKATIDEGVKQNISTLSKRVNELGVAEPLIQQQGPDRIVVQLPGVQDVARAKAIIGRTATLEVRLVDESIVPNTELSSAIPFNSELFTVGKGVPVVLSKDVILTGDYISSATASFDQNQQAAVSIDLNGDGGRKMREATRDRVGKRMAIVLFEKGKPEVLSVATIQQELGSRFQITGMGGAENANELALLLRSGALSAPMTVIEERTIGPQLGAENIAKGFHSTMYGFIAIAIFMIAYYMLFGAFSVLALATNLLLLVGLLSMIQVTLTLPGIAAIALALGMAIDANVLINERIREELRAGSTPQAAIAAGFDRAWATILDSNVTTLIVGLALLAFGSGPVRGFAVVHCLGILTSMFSSVFVSRGVVNLWYGRKKKLTTLSIGTVWVPGTSK, from the coding sequence ATGAATCGCTATCCTGCCTGGAAATACATCATCATCGTCGTCGCCTTATTGCTGGGCGCACTCTATACGGCACCCAATTATTTCGGTGAATCACCGGCGCTGCAAGTAACCAGCGGCAAGTCGACCGTCAAAGTGACGGGCGAACTGATGACGCAAGTCGCGGAAATATTGACGAAAGAAAACGTCAAGTCGGAAGGTGTCACCATGGATGGCGCTGGCAACCTCGCCTCCGTGCGCGTGCGTTTCGCCGATCCCGATACCCAGTTCAAGGCAAAACTGGTACTGGAAAAGGACCTCAATTCCGATGCCAGCGACCCCGCGTACATCGTGACGGTCAACCTGCAAGCGAACACCCCGATGTGGATGCAAAAGCTGCATGCCTTGCCCATGTTCCTGGGCCTGGACTTGCGCGGCGGCGTGCACTTCCTGATGCAGGTCGATGCGAAAGCCGTACTGAACAAGAAAGTCCAGGGCGTCCAGTCCGCCGCGCGTAGCGTGTTGCGCGACAAGAATATCCGCCACGCCGGCATCGAGCGCGTGGGCGACAGCGTGCAAATCAACTTCCGTGACGCGGAAACGCGCGTGAAAGCTAAAAATGTCCTGTCCGACCAGATGACGGAGCTGGCGTTCGCCGATGCGGGCGAAGGCAGCGATCTGAAACTGAACATCACCCTGAAACCGGCCGCCCTGAAAGCGACCATCGACGAAGGCGTGAAACAGAATATCTCCACCCTGTCCAAGCGCGTCAACGAGCTGGGCGTGGCCGAGCCGCTGATTCAGCAGCAGGGTCCTGACCGCATCGTGGTGCAACTGCCTGGCGTGCAGGACGTGGCCCGCGCGAAAGCCATCATCGGCCGCACGGCGACGCTGGAAGTGCGCCTGGTCGATGAAAGCATCGTGCCCAACACCGAACTGTCGAGCGCCATCCCGTTCAACTCGGAATTGTTTACCGTTGGCAAGGGCGTCCCTGTCGTGCTGTCGAAAGACGTGATCCTGACGGGCGACTATATCTCCAGCGCCACGGCCAGCTTCGACCAGAACCAGCAAGCGGCCGTGTCGATCGACCTGAACGGCGACGGCGGCCGCAAGATGCGCGAAGCGACGCGCGATCGCGTAGGCAAGCGCATGGCTATCGTGCTGTTTGAAAAGGGCAAGCCGGAAGTGCTGTCGGTGGCGACCATCCAGCAGGAACTCGGTTCGCGCTTCCAGATCACGGGCATGGGCGGCGCGGAAAACGCGAATGAACTGGCGCTGCTGCTGCGCTCGGGCGCCTTGTCCGCACCGATGACCGTCATCGAGGAACGCACGATCGGACCGCAACTGGGCGCCGAAAACATCGCCAAGGGCTTCCATTCGACCATGTATGGCTTCATCGCCATCGCCATCTTCATGATCGCCTACTACATGCTGTTCGGCGCCTTCAGCGTGCTGGCCCTGGCCACCAACCTGCTGCTGCTGGTCGGCTTGCTGTCCATGATCCAGGTGACGCTGACCTTGCCAGGTATCGCCGCGATCGCGCTGGCGCTGGGCATGGCGATTGACGCCAACGTGCTGATCAATGAACGTATCCGTGAAGAGTTGCGTGCCGGCAGTACGCCGCAAGCGGCGATCGCCGCCGGCTTCGACCGTGCATGGGCCACGATTCTCGACTCGAACGTGACCACCCTGATCGTCGGCCTGGCATTGCTGGCCTTCGGCAGCGGTCCCGTGCGCGGCTTTGCCGTCGTGCATTGCCTGGGCATCCTGACGTCGATGTTCTCCTCCGTGTTCGTGTCGCGCGGCGTGGTCAACCTCTGGTATGGCCGCAAGAAAAAGCTGACGACCTTGTCGATCGGCACGGTGTGGGTGCCGGGCACGAGCAAATAA
- the tgt gene encoding tRNA guanosine(34) transglycosylase Tgt, whose product MLEFTLLKTDTSGLTKARRGTLKLNHGVVQTPIFMPVGTYGTVKAMSPLELNEIDAQIILGNTFHLWLRPGNTVMEKFGGLHGFMGWNKPILTDSGGFQVFSLGAMRKITEEGVHFNSPINGDKLFLSPEVSMQVQRVLNSDIVMQFDECTPYEIEGRPATIEEAAKSMRMSLRWAQRSKDEFHRGENPNALFGIVQGGMFEMLRDESLAKLEEIDFPGIAIGGLSVGEPKEDMMRMLAHVGPRLPANKPHYLMGVGTPEDLVAGVSNGIDMFDCVMPTRNARNGWLFTRFGDIKIKNAKYKEDQAPLDETCSCYACRNFSRAYLHHLHRSKEILGARLNTIHNLHYYLDLMRQMREALDEDRFHAFTLQFHAERARGT is encoded by the coding sequence ATGCTGGAATTTACACTACTCAAGACCGACACGAGCGGCCTGACCAAGGCACGCCGCGGCACCTTGAAACTCAACCATGGCGTAGTGCAGACGCCGATCTTCATGCCAGTGGGCACTTATGGCACCGTCAAGGCGATGTCGCCGCTGGAACTGAACGAGATCGATGCGCAGATCATCCTGGGCAACACGTTTCATTTGTGGTTGCGTCCAGGCAACACCGTCATGGAGAAATTCGGCGGTTTGCACGGTTTCATGGGCTGGAATAAGCCGATTTTGACGGATTCGGGCGGCTTCCAGGTGTTTTCGCTGGGTGCCATGCGCAAGATTACGGAAGAGGGCGTGCATTTCAATTCGCCCATCAACGGCGATAAACTGTTCCTCTCGCCGGAAGTGTCGATGCAGGTGCAGCGCGTCTTGAATTCCGATATCGTCATGCAGTTCGACGAATGCACGCCGTACGAGATTGAAGGCCGTCCAGCCACCATCGAGGAAGCGGCCAAGTCCATGCGCATGTCCTTGCGCTGGGCGCAGCGCTCGAAGGACGAGTTCCACCGCGGCGAGAACCCGAACGCGCTGTTCGGCATCGTGCAGGGCGGCATGTTCGAAATGCTGCGCGACGAGTCCTTGGCCAAGCTCGAAGAGATCGATTTCCCCGGCATCGCCATCGGCGGCCTGTCCGTCGGCGAGCCGAAGGAAGACATGATGCGCATGCTGGCCCACGTGGGCCCGCGCCTGCCGGCCAACAAGCCGCATTACCTGATGGGCGTGGGCACGCCGGAAGACCTGGTGGCCGGTGTCTCGAACGGCATCGACATGTTCGATTGCGTCATGCCGACGCGTAACGCCCGCAATGGCTGGCTGTTCACCCGTTTTGGCGACATCAAGATCAAGAACGCCAAGTACAAGGAAGACCAGGCGCCACTCGACGAGACCTGCAGCTGCTACGCCTGCCGCAATTTCTCGCGCGCCTATCTGCACCATCTGCACCGGTCCAAGGAAATCCTCGGCGCGCGCCTCAATACCATCCACAACCTGCATTACTACCTGGACTTGATGCGCCAGATGCGCGAGGCGCTCGATGAAGACCGTTTCCACGCGTTTACGCTGCAATTCCACGCAGAACGCGCACGCGGAACTTAA
- the secF gene encoding protein translocase subunit SecF, whose amino-acid sequence MEFFRIKKDIPFMRHALIFNVISAVTFLAAVFFLFHKGLHLSVEFKGGTVLEVKYPKAANLEGIRGTLIKMGYEEPGVTSFDTARDVMIRLPVEKGVTAANTSQRVFETLCKVEQGTTKGIDTVTDKGEHVLKSACLDAAGNEALVLQKVEFVGPQVGDELTQNGLNALVVVILGVMAYLAVRFEWKYAVSAIIANLHDVVIILGFFAFFEWEFSLTVLAAILAVLGYSVNESVVIFDRIRENFRKQRKATVHEVIDSAITSTISRTIITHGSTQMMVLSMLVFGGQTLHHFALALTIGICFGIYSSVFVAASIAMWLGVKREDLIKPVKEKDETDGAVV is encoded by the coding sequence ATGGAATTTTTCCGGATCAAAAAAGATATTCCCTTCATGCGCCATGCGTTGATTTTCAACGTGATTTCGGCCGTGACCTTCCTTGCCGCCGTCTTCTTCCTGTTCCACAAGGGCTTGCACCTGTCCGTGGAATTCAAGGGCGGCACCGTGCTGGAGGTAAAGTACCCGAAAGCGGCCAACCTGGAAGGCATACGCGGCACCCTGATCAAGATGGGCTACGAAGAGCCTGGCGTGACCAGCTTCGATACGGCGCGCGACGTGATGATCCGCCTGCCGGTGGAAAAGGGCGTGACTGCCGCGAATACCTCGCAGCGCGTGTTCGAAACCCTGTGCAAGGTCGAGCAAGGCACGACCAAGGGCATCGATACCGTCACCGACAAGGGCGAGCATGTGCTCAAGAGCGCCTGCCTGGACGCCGCCGGTAATGAAGCGCTGGTGCTGCAAAAGGTTGAATTCGTCGGTCCGCAAGTGGGCGACGAATTGACGCAGAACGGTCTGAACGCGCTGGTGGTGGTGATTTTGGGCGTGATGGCATATCTGGCCGTGCGCTTCGAGTGGAAATACGCCGTTTCGGCCATTATCGCCAACTTGCATGACGTGGTGATCATCCTGGGCTTCTTCGCCTTCTTCGAATGGGAATTCTCGCTGACGGTACTGGCGGCCATCCTGGCGGTGCTCGGCTATTCCGTCAACGAATCGGTGGTGATCTTTGACCGTATCCGCGAAAACTTCCGCAAGCAGCGCAAGGCGACCGTGCATGAAGTGATCGACAGCGCGATCACCAGCACCATTTCGCGTACCATCATCACCCACGGTTCGACCCAGATGATGGTGCTGTCGATGCTGGTCTTCGGCGGCCAGACCCTGCACCATTTCGCACTCGCGCTGACCATCGGTATTTGCTTCGGCATTTACTCGTCCGTGTTCGTCGCGGCCTCGATCGCCATGTGGCTGGGCGTCAAGCGCGAAGACTTGATCAAGCCGGTCAAGGAAAAAGACGAAACCGACGGCGCCGTGGTGTAA
- the queA gene encoding tRNA preQ1(34) S-adenosylmethionine ribosyltransferase-isomerase QueA gives MYSLSDFDFNLPQENIAQTPLAERSASRLLHLDGDTLVDRSFADIVGLLQAGDLLVMNDTRVLKARFFGVKESGGKIEALVERVLDERTVLAQVRASKSPPPGCRIRLADAFDVTVGQRAGEFFTLHFEADVFELIEAHGRLPLPPYIEHDADEFDETRYQTVFNKVPGAVAAPTAGLHFDQALLDQLKAKGVNFAYVTLHVGAGTFQPVRTEVLAEHKMHTEWYTMPQDTVDAVRAAQLAGRDVVAVGTTSLRALESASQSGQLVAGSADTALFITPGYAFKTVTRLITNFHLPKSTLLMLVSAFAGYEPIRSAYAHAIAQNYRFFSYGDAMLLTTQSRAALNFDTPVKD, from the coding sequence ATGTATTCGCTTTCCGATTTCGATTTTAATTTGCCGCAAGAAAACATTGCGCAAACTCCGTTGGCCGAGCGCAGCGCCTCGCGCCTGTTGCATCTGGACGGCGATACCCTGGTCGACCGCAGCTTTGCCGACATCGTCGGGCTGTTGCAGGCGGGCGACCTGCTGGTGATGAACGATACGCGCGTACTCAAGGCGCGCTTCTTTGGCGTCAAGGAAAGCGGCGGCAAGATCGAGGCGCTGGTCGAGCGCGTGCTCGACGAGCGCACCGTGCTGGCCCAGGTGCGCGCGTCGAAGTCGCCGCCGCCCGGCTGCCGCATCCGCCTGGCCGACGCCTTCGACGTCACGGTGGGCCAGCGCGCCGGCGAGTTCTTTACCTTGCACTTCGAGGCCGACGTGTTCGAGCTGATCGAGGCGCATGGCCGCTTGCCGCTGCCGCCCTACATCGAGCACGATGCCGACGAATTCGACGAAACGCGCTACCAGACCGTGTTCAACAAGGTGCCCGGCGCCGTCGCCGCACCGACGGCGGGCCTGCATTTCGACCAGGCCCTGCTCGACCAGTTGAAGGCCAAGGGCGTCAACTTTGCCTATGTGACCCTACACGTGGGCGCCGGCACCTTCCAGCCCGTGCGCACGGAAGTGCTGGCCGAGCACAAGATGCATACCGAGTGGTACACCATGCCGCAGGACACCGTCGACGCCGTGCGCGCCGCGCAGTTGGCCGGGCGCGACGTGGTCGCCGTCGGCACGACCAGCTTGCGCGCGCTGGAATCGGCTTCGCAAAGCGGCCAGCTGGTGGCGGGCAGCGCCGATACGGCCCTGTTCATCACGCCCGGCTATGCGTTTAAAACGGTGACGCGGCTGATCACCAACTTCCATTTGCCGAAGTCGACCCTGCTGATGCTGGTGTCGGCCTTTGCCGGCTATGAGCCGATCCGCAGCGCCTACGCGCATGCGATCGCGCAGAATTACCGCTTCTTCAGCTATGGCGATGCGATGCTGCTGACCACGCAATCGCGCGCTGCGCTGAACTTTGATACTCCCGTGAAAGACTGA
- the yajC gene encoding preprotein translocase subunit YajC — MFFISNAYAQAPTDALGLGGNLTSFLPLVLMFVVMYFLMIRPQQKRAKEQRAMMDALAKGDEVVTAGGMLGRVVKVVDAYVTIEVATGTEITVQKSSITTLLPKGTLKAL; from the coding sequence GTGTTTTTCATTTCCAACGCTTATGCGCAAGCCCCAACCGACGCCCTGGGCCTCGGCGGCAACCTGACCAGCTTCTTGCCGCTGGTATTGATGTTCGTGGTCATGTATTTCCTGATGATCCGCCCACAGCAAAAACGCGCCAAAGAACAACGGGCGATGATGGACGCGCTGGCCAAGGGTGACGAAGTCGTCACCGCTGGCGGCATGCTGGGCCGTGTTGTCAAGGTAGTGGACGCTTACGTCACCATCGAAGTGGCGACCGGCACCGAAATCACGGTGCAAAAGAGCTCCATCACTACCTTGCTGCCTAAAGGCACCCTGAAGGCGCTGTAA